Proteins from a genomic interval of Streptomyces sp. Tu6071:
- a CDS encoding ribonuclease J: MSHPHPELGPPPKLAEGGLRVTPLGGLGEIGRNMTVFEFGGRLLIVDCGVLFPEEEQPGIDLILPDFTSIRNRLNDIEGIVLTHGHEDHIGAVPYLLREKPDIPLIGSKLTLALIEAKLQEHRIRPYTLEVREGNRERVGPFDCEFIAVNHSIPDALAVAIRTPAGMVVHTGDFKMDQLPLDHRLTDLTTFARLGEEGIDLLLTDSTNAEVPGFTPHERDISSVLRQVFGGARKRIIVASFASHVHRIQQVLDAAHAYGRRVAFVGRSMVRNMGIARDLGYLKVPAGLIVDVKALDDLPDEEVVLVCTGSQGEPMAALSRMANRDHQIRIVQGDTVVLASSLIPGNENSVYRVINGLTRWGANVVHKGNAKVHVSGHASAGELLYFYNICKPKNLMPVHGEWRHLRANAELGALTGVPHDHIVIAEDGVAVDLIDGRARISGKVQAGYVYVDGLSVGDVTESSLKDRRILGEEGIISVYLVVDSTTGKITGGPHIQARGSGIEDSAFAGVMPKIDDAIGRAARDGVLEAYQLQQLIRRTVGKWVSDNYRRRPMILPVVVEV; this comes from the coding sequence TTGAGTCATCCGCACCCTGAACTGGGCCCGCCCCCGAAGCTTGCCGAAGGCGGCCTGCGGGTCACCCCGCTCGGCGGCCTCGGCGAGATCGGCCGCAACATGACGGTCTTCGAATTCGGCGGGCGTCTGCTGATCGTCGACTGCGGAGTGCTCTTCCCGGAGGAGGAGCAGCCCGGAATCGACCTGATCCTGCCGGACTTCACATCGATCCGGAACCGGCTGAACGACATCGAGGGCATTGTCCTCACCCACGGTCACGAGGACCACATCGGCGCGGTGCCGTACCTGCTCCGCGAGAAGCCGGACATCCCGCTGATCGGCTCCAAGCTGACCCTCGCACTCATCGAGGCGAAGCTCCAGGAGCACCGCATCCGCCCGTACACCCTGGAGGTGCGCGAGGGGAACCGCGAGCGGGTCGGTCCCTTCGACTGCGAGTTCATCGCGGTCAACCACTCCATCCCGGACGCCCTCGCGGTCGCGATCCGCACCCCGGCGGGCATGGTCGTGCACACCGGTGACTTCAAGATGGACCAGCTTCCGCTGGACCACCGGCTCACCGACCTGACGACCTTCGCGCGCCTCGGCGAGGAGGGGATCGACCTCCTCCTCACCGACTCGACCAACGCCGAGGTTCCCGGCTTCACGCCGCACGAGCGGGACATCTCCAGCGTCCTGCGGCAGGTCTTCGGCGGAGCGCGCAAGCGGATCATCGTGGCGAGCTTCGCGAGCCACGTGCACCGCATCCAGCAGGTGCTGGACGCCGCGCACGCGTACGGCCGCCGGGTCGCTTTCGTCGGCCGCTCGATGGTCCGCAACATGGGCATCGCCCGCGACCTCGGGTACCTCAAGGTCCCGGCGGGACTCATCGTCGACGTCAAGGCGCTCGACGACCTGCCGGACGAGGAAGTGGTGCTCGTCTGCACCGGTTCCCAGGGCGAGCCGATGGCCGCGCTCTCGCGCATGGCCAACCGCGATCACCAGATCCGCATCGTCCAGGGCGACACGGTCGTCCTGGCCTCCTCGCTCATCCCGGGCAACGAGAACTCGGTGTACCGGGTGATCAACGGCCTGACGCGGTGGGGCGCGAACGTCGTGCACAAGGGCAATGCCAAGGTGCACGTTTCGGGCCACGCCTCGGCCGGCGAGCTGCTGTACTTCTACAACATCTGCAAGCCGAAGAACCTGATGCCGGTGCACGGCGAATGGCGCCACCTGCGGGCCAACGCCGAGCTGGGCGCCCTCACGGGTGTCCCGCATGACCACATCGTCATCGCCGAGGACGGCGTCGCCGTCGACCTGATCGACGGCCGCGCCCGCATCAGCGGCAAGGTCCAGGCCGGTTACGTGTACGTGGACGGCCTCTCGGTCGGCGACGTGACCGAGTCCTCGCTCAAGGACCGTCGCATCCTCGGCGAGGAAGGCATCATCTCGGTGTACCTCGTCGTGGACTCGACGACGGGCAAGATCACGGGCGGCCCGCACATCCAGGCGCGCGGTTCGGGCATCGAGGACTCCGCCTTCGCGGGTGTGATGCCCAAGATCGACGACGCCATCGGGCGCGCGGCCAGGGACGGCGTGCTGGAGGCGTACCAGCTCCAGCAGCTCATCCGCCGCACCGTCGGCAAGTGGGTCTCGGACAACTACCGGCGCCGGCCGATGATCCTCCCGGTCGTCGTGGAGGTCTGA
- the dapA gene encoding 4-hydroxy-tetrahydrodipicolinate synthase — translation MALTSTPQTPFGRVLTAMVTPFTADGDLDLDGAQQLAAQLVDAGNDGLVVNGTTGESPTTSDAEKADLVRAVLEAVGDRAHVVAGVGTNDTRHSIELARSAEAVGAHGLLAVTPYYNKPPQEGLLHHFTALADATGLPVMLYDIPGRSGVPISTETLVRLAEHPRIVANKDAKGDLGRSGWAIARSGLAWYSGDDMLNLPLLSIGAVGFVSVVGHVVTPELRAMLDAHLAGDVQKALEIHQRLLPVFTGMFRTQGVMTTKAALALQGRPSGPLRLPMVGLSEEETAQLKIDLAAGGVELAPQTS, via the coding sequence ATGGCTTTGACCTCCACTCCGCAGACCCCCTTCGGGCGGGTCCTCACCGCCATGGTCACGCCCTTCACGGCGGACGGCGATCTCGACCTCGACGGCGCGCAGCAGCTTGCCGCGCAGCTGGTGGACGCGGGCAACGACGGCCTGGTGGTCAACGGGACCACCGGGGAGTCGCCCACCACCAGCGACGCGGAGAAAGCCGATCTCGTCCGGGCGGTGCTGGAGGCAGTGGGGGACCGGGCGCATGTCGTCGCCGGTGTCGGGACCAATGACACGCGCCACAGCATCGAGCTGGCCCGTTCCGCCGAGGCGGTCGGCGCCCACGGGCTGCTCGCGGTGACCCCGTACTACAACAAGCCCCCGCAAGAGGGGCTGCTGCACCACTTCACGGCCCTCGCGGATGCCACCGGGCTGCCGGTCATGCTCTACGACATCCCGGGCCGCAGCGGGGTCCCGATCTCCACCGAGACGCTGGTCAGGCTCGCCGAGCACCCGCGCATCGTGGCCAACAAGGACGCCAAGGGCGACCTGGGACGCTCGGGCTGGGCGATCGCCCGCAGCGGTCTGGCCTGGTACTCGGGCGACGACATGCTGAACCTGCCGCTCCTGTCGATCGGCGCGGTCGGTTTCGTCTCGGTCGTCGGGCACGTCGTGACCCCGGAGCTGCGCGCGATGCTCGACGCGCACCTGGCGGGCGACGTACAGAAGGCCCTGGAGATCCACCAGCGGCTGCTGCCGGTCTTCACCGGTATGTTCCGCACGCAGGGTGTCATGACCACGAAGGCCGCTCTGGCCCTCCAGGGCCGGCCGAGCGGTCCGCTCCGGCTGCCGATGGTGGGGCTGAGCGAGGAGGAGACGGCCCAGCTCAAGATCGATCTGGCCGCCGGCGGGGTAGAACTCGCACCACAGACTTCATAA
- the thyX gene encoding FAD-dependent thymidylate synthase yields MTETSQVTPAETVKPTFRSEISVELVKHAASDQDVLWAARVSTAGEQSLDELKKDPERSKGLINYLMRDRHGSPFEHNSMTFFISAPIFVFREFMRHRVGWSYNEESGRYRELQPVFYVPGPERKLVQEGRPGKYVFVDGTPEQHSLTERSMQESYRQAYETYQEMLAAGVAREVARAVLPVGLYSSMYATCNARSLMHFLGLRTQHELAKVPSFPQREIEMVGERMEELWAGLMPLTHAAFNKNGRMAP; encoded by the coding sequence GTGACCGAGACCTCTCAGGTGACCCCCGCCGAGACCGTCAAACCCACGTTCCGCAGCGAGATCTCGGTCGAGCTGGTCAAGCACGCCGCCTCGGACCAGGACGTGCTGTGGGCCGCGCGGGTCTCCACCGCCGGCGAGCAGTCGCTCGACGAGCTGAAGAAGGACCCCGAGCGGTCCAAGGGCCTGATCAACTACCTGATGCGGGACCGCCACGGCAGCCCCTTCGAGCACAACTCGATGACCTTCTTCATCAGCGCCCCGATCTTCGTCTTCCGCGAGTTCATGCGGCACCGCGTCGGCTGGTCCTACAACGAGGAATCCGGCCGCTACCGGGAGCTCCAGCCCGTCTTCTACGTGCCGGGCCCCGAGCGCAAGCTCGTCCAGGAGGGCCGTCCGGGCAAGTACGTCTTCGTCGACGGCACCCCCGAGCAGCACTCCCTCACCGAGCGCTCGATGCAGGAGTCCTACCGGCAGGCGTACGAGACGTACCAGGAGATGCTGGCCGCCGGTGTCGCCCGCGAGGTCGCCCGCGCCGTCCTCCCGGTCGGTCTCTACTCCTCGATGTACGCGACGTGCAACGCGCGCTCGCTCATGCACTTCCTCGGCCTGCGCACGCAGCACGAGCTGGCGAAGGTGCCGAGCTTCCCGCAGCGCGAGATCGAGATGGTCGGCGAGCGGATGGAGGAGCTGTGGGCGGGGCTCATGCCGCTCACCCATGCGGCCTTCAACAAGAACGGCCGCATGGCTCCCTGA
- a CDS encoding PH domain-containing protein encodes MPLPFLTADRTFEEGADDVALPYHDRDVWRRPYRPGPWRVALAALVLLLASFVLVAALAIGLAKNTSGALGSVIFAAVLIVGALRGLRMGAWVSAHGVRRTGFLRTRTYPWSQVGAVRTVQQPVRVLGLPRSVQGQAVVLTARRQSVTGPLLTDHGADFLSRAEGFERAADTLEAWADEYVTAQPPGRR; translated from the coding sequence GTGCCCCTGCCCTTCCTGACGGCGGACCGCACTTTCGAGGAGGGCGCCGACGACGTCGCGCTGCCGTACCACGACCGCGACGTGTGGCGTCGCCCGTACCGCCCCGGGCCCTGGCGCGTGGCGCTCGCCGCGCTCGTCCTGCTGCTCGCCTCCTTCGTGCTCGTCGCCGCGCTCGCGATAGGTCTCGCCAAGAACACGAGCGGCGCGCTCGGTTCGGTGATCTTCGCGGCGGTGCTGATAGTCGGCGCGCTGCGCGGGCTGCGGATGGGCGCCTGGGTGAGCGCGCACGGCGTGCGCCGCACCGGTTTCCTGCGCACCCGTACGTACCCCTGGAGCCAGGTGGGCGCGGTGCGCACCGTGCAGCAGCCGGTCAGGGTCCTGGGGCTGCCGCGCAGCGTGCAGGGGCAGGCCGTCGTGCTGACGGCGCGGCGGCAGAGCGTCACGGGGCCGCTGCTCACGGACCACGGCGCGGACTTCCTCTCGCGCGCCGAGGGCTTCGAGCGCGCGGCGGACACGCTGGAGGCGTGGGCGGACGAGTACGTGACGGCGCAGCCGCCCGGGCGGCGCTGA
- the dapB gene encoding 4-hydroxy-tetrahydrodipicolinate reductase, which produces MSKLRVAVIGARGRIGSEAVRAVEAADDLELVAATGREDPLTALTDAGAQVAVELTRPDAVMDNLAFCLDHGIHAVVGTTGWTEERLTRVRERLAKTPGTGVLIAPNFSLGAVLTMKFAQVAAPYFESVEVIELHHPKKADAPSGTAARTAQLIAEAREAAGSAPMPDATQTALDGARGASVDGVPVHSVRLRGLLAHQEVLLGAEGETLTIRHDSLHHSSFMPGILLGVRRVVETPGLTFGLEHFLDLS; this is translated from the coding sequence ATGAGCAAGCTGCGCGTCGCCGTCATCGGCGCCCGGGGCCGGATCGGCTCCGAGGCCGTCCGCGCCGTCGAGGCCGCCGACGACCTCGAACTCGTCGCCGCGACAGGCCGGGAGGACCCGCTCACGGCGCTCACCGACGCGGGCGCCCAGGTCGCCGTCGAGCTGACCCGCCCCGACGCCGTCATGGACAACCTCGCCTTCTGCCTCGACCACGGCATCCACGCCGTCGTCGGCACCACGGGCTGGACCGAGGAGCGCCTGACGCGGGTGCGCGAGCGGCTCGCGAAGACCCCCGGCACCGGCGTCCTCATCGCCCCCAACTTCTCGCTCGGCGCCGTCCTCACGATGAAGTTCGCGCAGGTGGCCGCGCCGTACTTCGAGTCCGTCGAGGTCATCGAGCTGCACCACCCGAAGAAGGCCGACGCGCCCTCCGGCACCGCCGCGCGTACCGCGCAGCTCATCGCCGAGGCCCGCGAGGCCGCCGGAAGCGCCCCCATGCCGGACGCGACGCAGACGGCGCTCGACGGCGCGCGCGGCGCCTCGGTGGACGGCGTGCCCGTGCACTCCGTTCGGCTGCGCGGCCTCCTCGCCCACCAGGAGGTCCTGCTCGGCGCCGAGGGCGAGACCCTCACCATCCGGCACGACTCGCTGCACCACAGCAGCTTCATGCCGGGCATCCTGCTCGGCGTACGCCGCGTCGTGGAAACCCCAGGGCTCACCTTCGGCCTGGAACACTTCCTCGACCTGAGCTGA
- a CDS encoding M16 family metallopeptidase, with amino-acid sequence MTSRSPRTTARPSTKGRAVARTTETGGTAKARTQTLLPGKDGVGIVRRTTLPGGLRVVTETLPSVRSATFGIWAGVGSRDETPTLNGATHYLEHLLFKGTRRRTALDISAALDAVGGEMNAFTAKEYTCYYARVLDTDLPLAIDVVCDMLTGSTLDAADVDAERGVILEEIAMTEDDPGDVVHDLFAHTMLGDTPLGRPVLGTVDTINALGREQIARFYKRHYDPTHLVVAAAGNVDHAKVVRQVRAAFDRAGALGRGDAVPLAPREGTRLIKAAGRVEVQNRRTEQAHVVLGMPGIARTDERRWALGVLNTALGGGMSSRLFQEVREKRGLAYSVYSYTSSFADCGLFGVYAGCRPSQVDDVLKICRDELETVAAHGLDDDEIRRAVGQLAGSTVLGLEDTGALMNRIGKSELCWGEQLSVDDMLAKIAAVTPDEVRAVARDILGQRPSLSVIGPLKERQTARLHEAVA; translated from the coding sequence GTGACGTCACGCAGTCCGCGTACGACGGCCCGCCCCTCCACCAAGGGGCGGGCCGTCGCCCGTACCACCGAAACCGGCGGGACCGCCAAGGCCCGCACCCAGACCCTCCTGCCCGGCAAGGACGGCGTCGGCATCGTCCGCCGCACCACGCTCCCCGGCGGCCTCCGCGTCGTCACCGAGACCCTGCCCTCGGTCCGCTCCGCGACCTTCGGCATCTGGGCGGGCGTCGGCTCCCGCGACGAGACCCCGACGCTCAACGGCGCGACGCACTACCTCGAACACCTCCTCTTCAAAGGCACGCGACGCCGCACGGCGCTCGACATCTCCGCCGCGCTCGACGCGGTCGGCGGCGAGATGAACGCTTTCACGGCGAAGGAGTACACGTGCTACTACGCGCGGGTGCTCGACACCGATCTGCCGCTCGCCATCGACGTCGTCTGCGACATGCTCACGGGCTCGACCCTGGACGCCGCCGACGTCGACGCCGAGCGCGGCGTCATCCTCGAAGAGATCGCGATGACCGAGGACGACCCGGGCGACGTCGTGCACGATCTCTTCGCGCACACGATGCTCGGCGACACGCCCCTCGGCCGCCCCGTCCTCGGTACCGTGGACACGATCAACGCGCTCGGCCGCGAGCAGATCGCGCGCTTCTACAAGCGCCACTACGACCCCACGCACCTCGTCGTCGCCGCCGCGGGCAACGTCGACCACGCGAAGGTCGTACGGCAGGTACGCGCCGCCTTCGACCGCGCGGGTGCCCTCGGCCGCGGTGACGCGGTCCCGCTCGCCCCCCGCGAGGGCACGCGGCTCATCAAGGCCGCGGGCCGCGTTGAGGTCCAGAACCGCCGCACCGAGCAGGCCCACGTCGTGCTCGGCATGCCCGGCATCGCCCGCACCGACGAGCGCCGCTGGGCCCTCGGGGTCCTCAACACGGCCCTCGGCGGGGGCATGTCCTCGCGCCTGTTCCAGGAGGTGCGCGAGAAGCGCGGCCTCGCGTACAGCGTGTACTCGTACACCTCCTCCTTCGCCGACTGCGGTCTCTTCGGCGTCTACGCCGGTTGCCGGCCCAGCCAGGTCGACGACGTCCTGAAGATCTGCCGCGACGAGCTGGAGACCGTCGCCGCGCACGGCCTCGACGACGACGAGATCCGCCGCGCCGTCGGCCAGCTCGCCGGCTCCACCGTCCTCGGCCTGGAGGACACCGGAGCGCTCATGAACCGCATCGGCAAGAGCGAACTGTGCTGGGGCGAGCAGCTCTCCGTCGACGACATGCTCGCGAAGATCGCCGCCGTCACCCCCGACGAGGTCCGCGCCGTCGCACGTGACATCCTCGGTCAGCGCCCCTCGCTGTCGGTGATCGGGCCGCTCAAGGAGCGCCAGACGGCGCGCCTGCACGAGGCCGTCGCCTGA
- a CDS encoding polyribonucleotide nucleotidyltransferase — translation MENETHYAEAVIDNGSFGTRTIRFETGRLAKQAAGSAVAYLDDDTMVLSATTASKNPKDQLDFFPLTVDVEERMYAAGKIPGSFFRREGRPSEDAILTCRLIDRPLRPSFKKGLRNEIQVVETIMALNPDHLYDVVAINAASCSTQLAGLPFSGPIGGTRVALIKGQWVAFPTHTELEDAVFDMVVAGRVLEDGDVAIMMVEAEATEKTIQLVAGGATAPTEEVVAAGLDAAKPFIKVLCKAQADLAAKAAKPTGEFPIFLDFQDDVYEALTAAVRGELAQALTIAGKQEREAELDRVKGLAAEKLLPQFEGREKEISAAYRALTKAVVRERVIKDKKRIDGRGVTDIRTLAAEVEAIPRVHGSALFERGETQILGVTTLNMLRMEQQLDTLSPVTRKRYMHNYNFPPYSTGETGRVGSPKRREIGHGALAERALVPVLPTREEFPYAIRQVSEALGSNGSTSMGSVCASTMSLLNAGVPLKAPVAGIAMGLISETVKGETHYVTLTDILGAEDAFGDMDFKVAGTKEFVTALQLDTKLDGIPASVLAAALKQARDARLHILDVMMEAIDTPDEMSPNAPRIITVKIPVDKIGEVIGPKGKMINQIQEDTGAEITIEDDGTIYIGAADGPAAEAARTTINSIANPTMPEVGERYLGTVVKTTTFGAFVSLLPGKDGLLHISQIRKLAGGKRVENVEDVLGVGQKVQVEIAEIDSRGKLSLIPVIEGEDGDEQKDDTDK, via the coding sequence GTGGAGAACGAGACCCACTACGCCGAAGCCGTCATTGACAACGGTTCCTTCGGCACCCGCACCATCCGCTTCGAGACGGGCCGCCTCGCCAAGCAGGCCGCAGGGTCCGCCGTCGCGTACCTGGACGACGACACGATGGTCCTCTCGGCCACGACCGCGTCCAAGAACCCCAAGGACCAGCTCGACTTCTTCCCCCTCACGGTGGACGTCGAGGAGCGGATGTACGCGGCCGGCAAGATCCCCGGCTCCTTCTTCCGCCGGGAGGGCCGCCCCTCCGAGGACGCGATCCTCACCTGTCGCCTGATCGACCGCCCGCTGCGCCCGTCCTTCAAGAAGGGCCTGCGCAACGAGATCCAGGTCGTCGAGACGATCATGGCGCTCAACCCCGACCACCTCTACGACGTGGTCGCGATCAACGCCGCCTCCTGCTCCACGCAGCTCGCGGGCCTCCCCTTCTCCGGCCCCATCGGCGGCACCCGTGTCGCCCTCATCAAGGGCCAGTGGGTCGCCTTCCCGACGCACACCGAGCTGGAGGACGCCGTCTTCGACATGGTCGTCGCCGGTCGCGTCCTGGAGGACGGCGACGTCGCGATCATGATGGTCGAGGCCGAGGCCACCGAGAAGACGATCCAGCTCGTCGCGGGCGGCGCCACCGCCCCGACCGAGGAGGTCGTCGCCGCCGGTCTGGACGCCGCGAAGCCCTTCATCAAGGTGCTCTGCAAGGCCCAGGCCGACCTCGCCGCGAAGGCCGCCAAGCCGACCGGCGAGTTCCCGATCTTCCTGGACTTCCAGGACGACGTGTACGAGGCCCTCACCGCCGCCGTGCGCGGCGAGCTGGCCCAGGCGCTCACCATCGCGGGCAAGCAGGAGCGCGAGGCCGAGCTGGACCGCGTCAAGGGCCTTGCCGCCGAGAAGCTGCTCCCGCAGTTCGAGGGCCGCGAGAAGGAGATCTCCGCCGCCTACCGCGCCCTCACCAAGGCCGTGGTCCGCGAGCGCGTGATCAAGGACAAGAAGCGCATCGACGGCCGTGGCGTCACCGACATCCGCACCCTGGCCGCCGAGGTCGAGGCGATCCCGCGGGTCCACGGCTCGGCGCTCTTCGAGCGCGGCGAGACGCAGATCCTCGGCGTCACGACGCTCAACATGCTCCGCATGGAGCAGCAGCTGGACACCCTCTCCCCGGTGACCCGCAAGCGCTACATGCACAACTACAACTTCCCGCCGTACTCCACCGGCGAGACCGGCCGCGTCGGCTCCCCCAAGCGCCGCGAGATCGGCCACGGCGCCCTCGCCGAGCGCGCCCTCGTGCCCGTCCTGCCGACGCGTGAGGAGTTCCCCTACGCGATCCGCCAGGTCTCCGAGGCGCTCGGCTCCAACGGCTCGACGTCCATGGGCTCCGTCTGCGCCTCGACCATGTCGCTCCTGAACGCCGGTGTGCCCCTCAAGGCCCCCGTCGCCGGTATCGCCATGGGCCTCATCTCCGAGACGGTCAAGGGCGAGACGCACTACGTCACGCTCACCGACATCCTCGGTGCCGAGGACGCCTTCGGCGACATGGACTTCAAGGTCGCCGGTACGAAGGAGTTCGTCACCGCGCTCCAGCTCGACACCAAGCTCGACGGCATCCCCGCCTCGGTCCTGGCCGCCGCGCTGAAGCAGGCCCGGGACGCCCGCCTCCACATCCTCGACGTGATGATGGAAGCGATCGACACCCCGGACGAGATGTCCCCCAACGCCCCGCGGATCATCACCGTCAAGATCCCCGTGGACAAGATCGGCGAGGTCATCGGCCCCAAGGGCAAGATGATCAACCAGATCCAGGAGGACACCGGCGCCGAGATCACGATCGAGGACGACGGCACCATCTACATCGGTGCCGCCGACGGCCCGGCCGCCGAGGCCGCCCGCACCACGATCAACAGCATCGCCAACCCGACGATGCCGGAGGTCGGCGAGCGCTACCTGGGCACGGTCGTCAAGACCACGACCTTCGGCGCCTTCGTCTCCCTGCTTCCCGGCAAGGACGGCCTGCTGCACATCTCGCAGATCCGCAAGCTCGCCGGCGGCAAGCGCGTGGAGAACGTCGAGGACGTCCTCGGTGTGGGCCAGAAGGTCCAGGTCGAGATCGCCGAGATCGACTCGCGCGGCAAGCTCTCCCTCATCCCGGTCATCGAGGGCGAGGACGGCGACGAGCAGAAGGACGACACGGACAAGTGA
- the rpsO gene encoding 30S ribosomal protein S15: MSLDAATKKQIMGEFATKEGDTGSPEVQVALLSRRISDLTEHLKTHKHDHHSRRGLLILVGQRRRLLQYLAKKDIARFRVLVERLGIRRGAAGAR; the protein is encoded by the coding sequence GTGTCGCTCGACGCCGCCACGAAGAAGCAGATCATGGGCGAGTTCGCCACCAAGGAGGGTGACACCGGTTCTCCCGAGGTGCAGGTCGCTCTGCTCTCGCGCCGGATCTCGGACCTGACCGAGCACCTCAAGACGCACAAGCACGACCACCACTCCCGTCGTGGCCTGCTCATTCTGGTCGGCCAGCGCCGCCGGCTGCTCCAGTACCTGGCCAAGAAGGACATCGCGCGCTTCCGCGTGCTCGTCGAGCGCCTCGGCATCCGCCGCGGTGCGGCGGGCGCCCGCTGA
- a CDS encoding DUF397 domain-containing protein: MSEEHEATAPAAPVELDEETKARKEREKNELYSLDISGVEWIGPPGTSPDEERVEIAYLPGGGVAMRSSLDHDTVLRYTEAEWTAFVLGARDGEFDLA; the protein is encoded by the coding sequence ATGTCCGAGGAGCACGAGGCCACGGCACCGGCCGCGCCGGTGGAGCTGGACGAGGAGACGAAGGCGCGCAAGGAGCGGGAGAAGAACGAGCTGTACTCCCTCGACATCTCGGGTGTCGAGTGGATCGGCCCGCCCGGTACCTCGCCCGACGAGGAGCGTGTCGAGATCGCCTACCTGCCGGGAGGCGGCGTGGCCATGCGGTCCTCACTCGACCACGACACCGTGCTGCGCTACACGGAGGCCGAGTGGACCGCTTTCGTGCTCGGCGCGCGTGACGGCGAGTTCGACCTCGCGTAA